One window of Vicia villosa cultivar HV-30 ecotype Madison, WI unplaced genomic scaffold, Vvil1.0 ctg.001839F_1_1, whole genome shotgun sequence genomic DNA carries:
- the LOC131636807 gene encoding uncharacterized protein LOC131636807, with protein MADQEQHNMEVRMEIDELKGSITKLTEMMQVLIARDAEPQRTVIAEVSEAVEDPITVQRPPSTWPEFGLPPGYTPPFANTLGVGLSAQQIAPIPVIAEQPPIVHTTVQPPPFVYHVDDSERGDQEHNHEVEKVKEKYNVLEKRLKVVEGNDIFGFDTMNLCLVSDLTVPAKFKVPEFEKYKGHTCPKDHLTMYFRKMAAYANNDKLLVHIFQDSLAGASLKWYMSLKREHIQTWRDLGEAFLKQYKYNMDLAPDRRQLQTMTMRDRETFKVYAQRWRELAAQVEPPLAEKELTGMFMDTLHPVFYEKMIGSVSSSFADLVTIGERVEEGLKNGKIVNSAGSPNNNQPKRFPGNFQRKKEGEANAVVTGGEGTQNPQPYQASIYPQTPFMPYYQYPYVAAAQHQQPYLPMPSHQQPGNASHQNAPQSAPQNSQQSQNRQQNQNRPQKDPPKEPRRIDPIPMTYTELWPALIHKSLIAPRPTKAPTPPFSKGYNPNAKCAFHSGVVGHSIEDCWVLKEKVQDLIESKMLTFRDVNPNVVTNPLPR; from the coding sequence ATGGCTGACCAAGAGCAACACAACATGGAAGTTAGGATGGAAATCGATGAGTTGAAGGGAAGCATTACCAAGCTCACTGAGATGATGCAAGTACTAATAGCCAGGGATGCTGAACCCCAAAGAACTGTCATAGCTGAAGTCTCCGAAGCTGTTGAGGATCCCATTACTGTTCAAAGGCCACCTTCTACATGGCCAGAATTTGGTTTACCACCTGGTTACACTCCCCCATTCGCGAATACTTTGGGAGTAGGACTTTCTGCGCAACAGATTGCACCAATACCAGTCATTGCTGAACAGCCTCCGATTGTTCACACTACTGTTCAGCCTCCTCCTTTTGTCTATCATGTTGATGATTCCGAACGTGGTGATCAAGAACACAACCACGAGGTGGAAAAGGTGAAAGAAAAGTACAATGTCcttgagaaaagattgaaagtcGTTGAAGGAAATGACATCTTTGGATTTGATACCATGAACCTCTGCTTGGTTTCTGACTTGACTGTGCCTGCAAAGTTCAAAGTCCCTGAGTTCGAGAAATACAAGGGGCACACTTGCCCTAAAGATCATCTGACTATGTACTTTCGCAAGATGGCTGCCTATGCCAACAATGACAAATTGCTCGTTCACATCTTTCAAGATAGCTTGGCTGGAGCTTCTCTGAAATGGTACATGAGTTTGAAGAGGGAGCATATCCAAACATGGAGAGACTTAGGCGAAGCTTtcctgaaacaatacaagtacaacatgGACTTAGCCCCTGATCGCAGACAACTCCAGACTATGACTATGAGAGATAGGGAAACTTTCAAAGTGTATGCCCAACGCTGGAGAGAGTTAGCTGCTCAAGTCGAACCTCCTCTTGCTGAAAAAGAGCTTACTGGCATGTTCATGGATACCTTGCATCCAGTTTTCTACGAGAAAATGATTGGAAGTGTATCTTCTAGCTTTGCTGACCTAGTCACCATTGGAGAAAGGGTTGAAGAAGGTTTGAAAAATGGCAAGATTGTCAATTCTGCTGGATCACCCAACAACAACCAACCAAAGAGATTCCCAGGAAACTTCCAGAGAAAGAAAGAAGGTGAAGCTAATGCTGTAGTGACTGGTGGTGAAGGAACTCAGAATCCACAACCCTACCAAGCTTCTATTTATCCACAAACGCCATTCATGCCTTACTATCAGTATCCGTATGTCGCAGCTGCTCAACATCAACAACCATACTTACCCATGCCATCGCATCAACAACCAGGGAATGCTTCTCATCAGAATGCTCCGCAAAGTGCTCCACAGAATTCTCAACAAAGTCAGAATAGGCAGCAGAATCAGAATAGGCCTCAGAAAGATCCACCAAAGGAGCCTCGCCGCATCGACCCAATCCCAATGACGTACACTGAATTGTGGCCTGCGCTAATCCATAAGTCGTTGATAGCTCCTAGGCCAACTAAAGCTCCAACGCCACCATTCTCCAAAGGATATAATCCGAATGCTAAGTGTGCTTTTCATAGTGGAGTAGTTGGCCATTCCATTGAAGACTGTTGGGTTCTGAAAGagaaggttcaagacctgatcgaGAGCAAGATGCTCACCTTTCGAGATGTTAATCCGAATGTGGTCACTAATCCTCTACCCCGGTGA